The genome window AGTCATGCCCTGGGAGGTGCAGGGAGTCCAGGACTGTCCTAAGATGGGGGGCAGCGCTAAGGCTGGAAGCGCCCTGACAGCAGCCCCAAGCGGTCGATGTTCTTGTGCAGCACATTGTGCAGCACGCAGAGGTACTTCCCAACATCACAGTCACGGGAGAAGTCACGGAAGAAGAGCCCTTTATCAGCTTGGAAGGTGAACTTCTGGGGTAAAGGGCTGTTGTCCCGCATGTAGTCCCAGAcactcagcagcagcagatgcACCTCAAAGGGCACCAACTGGTGGAAGATCTCATGCATGTTGCCAAGCAcaggtggcagcagggagccctctgccatgCAAGCCACCAGGATGCAGGAGGCATGCAGGTGCCATGGTGAGCTGGTGGTGTCGCTgtgacgggaggcctcccagtggGCCATAAGGGTGGCTAACAGGCCacgcagcagcacagagcagtaGCACAGGGCTGGTGGGCCAGCTGCCACCAATCGCAGCAGCTGGAAAAGCAGCGGGTTGTCACGGAAGCGTCGGCAGATCTGGATGTCACGCTCCACAGTGGTGCGGGTGTGCTCCTCAGGCGGCCAGCCAAGCTCGCTGTTGGTGACATCAGGGCAGACGCTCTCCACCAGCACCACAGCCACCACCTTGGCTGCCTCGGGGTTGACAGCTGCTGTTTGGGTCAGAGGCTCAGGAGCACTGTAGCATCCACCCCGGCAGCAGCGCACCAGCAGGCTCAGGAAGTTCTGGACATTGTGCACAATCTCCTCAGGCTCCTGCCGGCGGGTGGGATGGGATGGCTTCAGCCCACGCCCAATCACCCCTGCATGGAATACAGACCACACGCTGCCAGAGAAGTTGACAGCAGCTGTGAAGCGCCGGTTAATGTCCAATAGGGAGACCCTGGCACCCTCCAGGCCGGCATCATCCCCAGTAggcagctcagccaggcccccAAAGAGCTCAGCGTTCCCTGGGTGCAGTGCTCCCTCCACCAGCTGCTGCAGGATAGCCTTCATGGCAGCTGAAGAGGCCCCACTAAGACGGGAGAGCAGCCGGCTGCTGTAGCTGATGCCTGTAGGGCACTGGCGATGCAGCACCAGGAAGaactggtgcacagctgagcggATGATGACAAGCAGGTGAGCTGGCCGGATGGTCTGGGGCATGGGGCAGACAGAGAGCAGCAAGGAGGCAGCCTCAGCCACTTCCGGATTGTGATGGAGCAACAGCTGCCCAAGATCATAGAGGTGCAGAGAGAGGACAGCTCCTAGCTGGGCACTCATGGAGGCaggaccctccccctcccactgtaCAATCAAGGCCAGATTGTGGAACAGCTGCACCATGTGCTGCTCTGACAGCCCCCCCATGTGGATTTGGCACACGCACTTCTTGACAGTAGCTGGCAGCAGGTCACTCATACAGGAGCTCAGAACAGCATAGAGCTGGGTGGCTAGGCCCAGTTCCTCCTGGCTCCGGGCCAGCGTCAGCAGGTAGAAGAGGGCATCTGTGGCACAGCTGGGGGTACAGTAGACTGAGAGGAGCCCAAGAAGCTGGTGCTGCCACAAGAAGCGTTTGCGCTCTAGCCTCAGTGTCTCCACACATAGCTCCCGCACATGGCCCTTCAGCTCATCTAGGAAGGGCACAGCCCGGGGTGGGGCATCCCCCAGGCTGGCTGTGCCCCGGTTGTACACCAGCTTCTGCAGGTTGAGCAGCAAGAGCTGGATGATACGGTCACAGGCCTCGCGCACGCTGTCATGGACGGCCAGCCCTGGCGTGGTGATGACCGAGGCTGGCATGGCTGTGTTTACCAGGAACTGCAGGATACGGTAGGCCCCTGCTGACGTCTGGCAGATGAGATGCACCACAATGCTCACCATGTTCTCTAGGTCCTCGCGAGGTAGTGCAGCAAAGTGCTGGTGCAGTTGGCTCAGCACGCTCGGCTTGAGGGAGTCCACCAGCTCAGcagagatggtccccagcagcaTGGGTGACATGACggccagctgcagcaggaagGGCACAGTAGCTTTCTGCTGCTGGTCACGCATGGGGCCCAGGCTTTCATGAAACATCCGCAGTAACTCCTGCTTGATGCTGCCTGAGTGGCGCGAGGCCAGGTGGCCCAAGATGCCCACCACTGAGGCAATCTTG of Pelodiscus sinensis isolate JC-2024 chromosome 11, ASM4963464v1, whole genome shotgun sequence contains these proteins:
- the INTS5 gene encoding integrator complex subunit 5, giving the protein MSALCDPPGAAPPQTPAHGAHPPLSSQELAQEIKAFLSGADPVHGNKLTIKEHARCAILLLRSLPPARSAVLDHLRNVFDEYVCTYLLELESSEAGLSAGRTQGPNLDDVVQEIQNVLSEFVRMNPKAWAPVVSAWSIDLMGQLSSKYAGRHGVPHASSLNELLQLWMSCKATRTLMDIYTQCLSSMINTCPDACVDALLDTSVQHSPHFDWVVAHIGSSFPNTIISRVLSCGLKDFCVHGAAPVDLLFPSAADKRVPKIASVVGILGHLASRHSGSIKQELLRMFHESLGPMRDQQQKATVPFLLQLAVMSPMLLGTISAELVDSLKPSVLSQLHQHFAALPREDLENMVSIVVHLICQTSAGAYRILQFLVNTAMPASVITTPGLAVHDSVREACDRIIQLLLLNLQKLVYNRGTASLGDAPPRAVPFLDELKGHVRELCVETLRLERKRFLWQHQLLGLLSVYCTPSCATDALFYLLTLARSQEELGLATQLYAVLSSCMSDLLPATVKKCVCQIHMGGLSEQHMVQLFHNLALIVQWEGEGPASMSAQLGAVLSLHLYDLGQLLLHHNPEVAEAASLLLSVCPMPQTIRPAHLLVIIRSAVHQFFLVLHRQCPTGISYSSRLLSRLSGASSAAMKAILQQLVEGALHPGNAELFGGLAELPTGDDAGLEGARVSLLDINRRFTAAVNFSGSVWSVFHAGVIGRGLKPSHPTRRQEPEEIVHNVQNFLSLLVRCCRGGCYSAPEPLTQTAAVNPEAAKVVAVVLVESVCPDVTNSELGWPPEEHTRTTVERDIQICRRFRDNPLLFQLLRLVAAGPPALCYCSVLLRGLLATLMAHWEASRHSDTTSSPWHLHASCILVACMAEGSLLPPVLGNMHEIFHQLVPFEVHLLLLSVWDYMRDNSPLPQKFTFQADKGLFFRDFSRDCDVGKYLCVLHNVLHKNIDRLGLLSGRFQP